In Pseudomonas sp. MM213, a genomic segment contains:
- the leuD gene encoding 3-isopropylmalate dehydratase small subunit, protein MRAFTQHTGLVAPLDRANVDTDQIIPKQFLKSIKRTGFGPNLFDEWRYLDVGYAYQDNSKRPLNKDFVLNAERYQGASVLLARENFGCGSSREHAPWALEEYGFRSIIAPSYADIFYNNSFKNGLLPIILSDAEVDELFQQVEANPGYELKIDLQAQTVTRPDGKVYSFELDEFRKHCLVNGLDDIGLTLQDHEAIASFEAKHRASQPWLFRDA, encoded by the coding sequence ATGAGAGCTTTTACCCAACACACCGGTTTGGTCGCGCCTTTGGATCGTGCCAACGTCGACACCGACCAGATCATTCCGAAGCAGTTCTTGAAGTCGATCAAGCGCACCGGTTTTGGCCCGAACCTGTTTGACGAATGGCGCTACCTGGACGTGGGTTATGCCTATCAGGACAACTCCAAGCGTCCGCTGAACAAGGATTTCGTCCTCAACGCCGAGCGTTACCAGGGCGCCAGCGTATTGTTGGCCCGCGAGAACTTCGGTTGCGGCTCCAGTCGTGAGCACGCGCCGTGGGCGCTGGAAGAGTACGGTTTCCGCAGCATCATTGCGCCGAGCTATGCCGACATTTTCTACAACAACAGCTTCAAGAACGGCTTGCTGCCGATCATCTTGAGCGACGCTGAAGTGGATGAGCTGTTCCAGCAGGTCGAGGCGAATCCTGGCTACGAGTTGAAGATCGACCTGCAAGCCCAGACCGTGACCCGGCCGGACGGCAAGGTCTACAGCTTCGAGCTTGACGAGTTCCGCAAGCATTGCCTGGTCAACGGCCTCGATGACATCGGGCTGACTTTGCAGGATCACGAGGCGATTGCATCGTTTGAAGCCAAGCACCGTGCGAGCCAGCCTTGGTTGTTTCGCGACGCTTGA
- a CDS encoding class I SAM-dependent methyltransferase: protein MTSTAQHSQVVQKQFGEQASAYLSSAVHAQGTEFALLQAELAGQGDARVLDLGCGAGHVSFHVASLVKEVVAYDLSQQMLDVVAGAAADRGLGNVSTVLGAAERLPFADGEFDFVFSRYSAHHWSDLGLALREVRRVLKPGGVAAFIDVLSPGSPLFDTYLQSVEVLRDTSHVRDYSAGEWLRQVSEAGLHTRSTTRQRLRLEYTSWVERMRTPQVMRAAILELQQSMGNEVREYFEIEADGSFSTDVLVLMAER from the coding sequence ATGACCAGCACCGCTCAGCACAGTCAGGTAGTCCAAAAGCAATTCGGCGAACAGGCCTCGGCCTACCTGAGCAGCGCCGTCCACGCTCAAGGCACTGAATTTGCGCTGCTACAGGCTGAGCTGGCCGGGCAGGGCGATGCCCGCGTGCTGGACCTCGGTTGCGGCGCCGGTCACGTGAGTTTTCACGTGGCGTCGCTGGTCAAGGAAGTGGTGGCTTACGATCTGTCGCAGCAAATGCTCGACGTGGTCGCCGGTGCTGCCGCTGATCGTGGGTTGGGCAACGTGTCTACGGTCCTGGGTGCCGCTGAGCGGTTGCCATTCGCCGATGGCGAATTCGACTTCGTCTTCAGCCGTTATTCGGCGCACCATTGGAGCGATCTCGGCCTGGCCCTGCGTGAAGTCCGGCGGGTGTTGAAGCCGGGCGGCGTGGCGGCGTTCATCGACGTGTTGTCACCGGGCAGCCCGTTGTTCGACACTTACCTGCAAAGTGTCGAAGTGCTGCGCGACACCAGCCATGTGCGCGATTATTCCGCCGGCGAGTGGCTGCGTCAGGTCAGCGAGGCGGGGTTGCACACTCGCAGCACCACGCGTCAGCGCCTGCGTCTGGAGTACACCAGTTGGGTCGAGCGCATGCGCACACCACAAGTGATGCGCGCCGCGATCCTCGAGTTGCAGCAGTCGATGGGCAACGAAGTACGCGAATATTTTGAGATTGAGGCCGATGGTTCGTTCAGTACCGATGTACTGGTACTGATGGCTGAACGATAA
- the leuB gene encoding 3-isopropylmalate dehydrogenase, which yields MSKQILILPGDGIGPEIMAEAVKVLELANDKYSLGFELSHDVIGGAAIDKHGVPLADETLERARAADAVLLGAVGGPKWDTIERDIRPERGLLKIRAQLGLFGNLRPAILYPQLAEASSLKAEIVSGLDILIVRELTGGIYFGAPRGTRTLENGERQSYDTLPYSESEIRRIARVGFDMAMVRGKKLCSVDKANVLASSQLWREIVEEVAKDYPEVELSHMYVDNAAMQLVRAPKQFDVIVTDNMFGDILSDQASMLTGSIGMLPSASLDTHNKGMYEPCHGSAPDIAGKGIANPLATILSVSMMLRYSFNQSDAADAIEKAVSLVLDQGLRTGDIWSTGCTKVGTQEMGDAVVAALRNL from the coding sequence ATGAGCAAGCAGATTCTGATTCTCCCAGGTGACGGTATTGGCCCGGAAATCATGGCCGAAGCGGTCAAGGTGCTGGAACTGGCCAACGACAAGTACAGCCTGGGCTTCGAACTGAGCCACGACGTGATTGGTGGCGCCGCCATCGACAAGCACGGCGTGCCTCTGGCTGACGAAACCCTGGAGCGTGCTCGCGCCGCCGATGCTGTTTTGCTGGGCGCCGTGGGCGGCCCGAAATGGGACACCATCGAGCGTGACATCCGCCCTGAGCGTGGTCTGCTGAAGATTCGTGCGCAACTGGGCCTGTTCGGCAACCTGCGTCCGGCGATCCTGTACCCGCAACTGGCCGAAGCTTCCAGCCTGAAAGCCGAAATCGTTTCCGGCCTGGACATCCTGATCGTTCGCGAGCTGACCGGCGGCATCTACTTCGGCGCGCCGCGTGGCACCCGCACCCTGGAAAACGGCGAGCGTCAGTCCTACGACACGCTGCCGTACAGCGAAAGCGAAATCCGCCGCATCGCCCGTGTCGGTTTCGACATGGCCATGGTGCGCGGCAAGAAGCTGTGCTCGGTGGACAAGGCCAACGTGTTGGCTTCCAGCCAGCTGTGGCGTGAAATCGTCGAAGAAGTGGCCAAGGATTACCCGGAAGTCGAACTGAGCCACATGTACGTCGACAACGCGGCCATGCAACTGGTGCGCGCACCGAAGCAGTTCGACGTGATCGTCACCGACAACATGTTCGGCGATATCCTGTCCGACCAGGCGTCGATGCTCACCGGTTCCATCGGCATGCTGCCGTCGGCATCGCTGGATACCCATAACAAAGGCATGTACGAGCCGTGCCACGGTTCGGCTCCGGACATCGCGGGCAAGGGCATCGCCAACCCGCTGGCGACCATTTTGTCGGTTTCGATGATGTTGCGTTACAGCTTCAACCAGTCGGATGCAGCGGATGCCATCGAGAAAGCCGTGAGCCTGGTGCTGGATCAGGGCCTGCGGACGGGCGACATCTGGTCGACCGGTTGCACTAAAGTCGGTACGCAGGAAATGGGTGACGCAGTAGTCGCCGCGCTGCGGAATCTGTAA
- the asd gene encoding aspartate-semialdehyde dehydrogenase: MKRVGLIGWRGMVGSVLMQRMLEEQDFDLIEPVFFTTSNVGGQGPSVGKDIAPLKDAYSIEELKTLDVILTCQGGDYTSEVFPKLREAGWQGYWIDAASSLRMQDDAVIVLDPVNRKVIDQQLDAGTKNYIGGNCTVSLMLMGLGGLFEAGLVEWMSAMTYQAASGGGAQHMRELIKQMGVTHGAVADQLADPASAILDIDRRVAEAMRSDAYPTENFGVPLAGSLIPWIDKELPNGQSREEWKAQAETNKILGRFKSPIPVDGICVRVGAMRCHSQALTIKLNKDVPIADIEGLISQHNPWVKLVPNNRDISMQELSPTKVTGTLNVPVGRLRKLNMGSQFVGAFTVGDQLLWGAAEPLRRMLRILLER, from the coding sequence ATGAAACGTGTAGGTCTGATCGGTTGGCGCGGTATGGTCGGTTCCGTGCTCATGCAGCGGATGCTGGAAGAGCAGGATTTCGATCTTATCGAGCCGGTGTTTTTCACCACTTCCAATGTCGGTGGCCAAGGCCCGTCCGTGGGCAAGGACATTGCTCCGCTCAAGGACGCTTACAGCATTGAAGAGCTGAAAACCCTCGACGTGATTCTGACCTGCCAGGGTGGCGACTACACCAGCGAAGTCTTCCCGAAGCTGCGCGAAGCCGGCTGGCAGGGTTACTGGATCGACGCCGCTTCCAGCCTGCGCATGCAGGATGACGCGGTCATCGTGCTGGACCCGGTCAACCGCAAGGTCATCGACCAGCAGCTCGACGCGGGCACCAAGAACTACATCGGCGGCAACTGCACCGTCAGCCTGATGCTGATGGGCCTGGGCGGTCTGTTCGAAGCCGGCCTGGTCGAGTGGATGAGCGCCATGACTTATCAGGCAGCCTCCGGTGGCGGCGCGCAGCACATGCGTGAACTGATCAAGCAAATGGGCGTGACCCACGGCGCTGTCGCCGATCAACTGGCCGACCCGGCCAGCGCCATCCTCGACATCGACCGCCGTGTGGCCGAAGCCATGCGCAGCGACGCGTACCCGACCGAGAACTTCGGCGTACCGCTGGCCGGCAGCCTGATCCCGTGGATCGACAAGGAACTGCCGAACGGTCAGAGCCGCGAAGAGTGGAAGGCCCAGGCCGAGACCAACAAGATCCTCGGTCGCTTCAAGAGCCCGATCCCGGTCGATGGCATCTGCGTGCGCGTCGGCGCCATGCGCTGCCACAGCCAGGCACTGACCATCAAGCTGAACAAAGACGTGCCGATCGCCGATATCGAAGGGCTGATCAGCCAGCACAACCCTTGGGTCAAACTGGTGCCGAACAACCGCGACATCAGCATGCAGGAGCTGAGCCCGACCAAGGTCACCGGCACCCTGAATGTTCCGGTTGGCCGTCTGCGCAAGCTGAACATGGGTTCGCAGTTCGTCGGCGCGTTCACCGTTGGCGACCAGTTGCTGTGGGGCGCGGCCGAGCCGCTGCGTCGCATGCTGCGGATTCTGCTTGAGCGTTGA
- a CDS encoding aspartate-semialdehyde dehydrogenase produces MSQSFDIAVIGATGTVGETLVQILEERDFPVGNLHLLASSESAGHSVPFRGKNVRVREVDEFDFSKVQLVFFAAGPAVTLSFASRATAAGCSLIDLSGALPADQAPQVVPEANAQVLAGLKKPFQVSSPSPSATTLAVVLAPLLGLLDLQRVNVTASLAVSAQGREAVTELARQTAELLNVRPLEPSFFDRQMAFNLLAQVGKPDENGHTLLEKRLVRELRQVMALPSLKISVTCIQAPVFFGDSFNVTLQSASAVDLVKVNAALEDAPGIELVEAGDYPTPVGDAVGQDVVYVGRVRAGIDDPSELNVWLTSDNVRKGAALNAVQVAELLIKDLL; encoded by the coding sequence ATGAGCCAGTCCTTTGATATTGCCGTGATCGGCGCCACCGGTACTGTCGGCGAAACGCTCGTGCAGATTCTCGAAGAACGCGACTTTCCGGTCGGCAACCTGCACCTGCTGGCCAGCAGCGAATCCGCCGGTCATTCGGTGCCGTTTCGCGGCAAGAACGTGCGGGTGCGGGAAGTCGATGAGTTCGACTTCAGCAAAGTACAGCTGGTGTTCTTCGCCGCAGGTCCGGCGGTGACCTTGAGTTTCGCCTCGCGCGCCACGGCGGCCGGTTGCTCGCTGATCGATCTGTCGGGCGCCTTGCCTGCCGATCAGGCACCGCAGGTGGTGCCGGAAGCCAATGCTCAGGTTCTGGCCGGTCTGAAAAAGCCATTCCAGGTCAGCAGCCCGAGCCCGTCGGCCACCACCTTGGCCGTGGTGCTCGCACCCTTGCTCGGTCTGCTCGATCTGCAGCGCGTCAATGTGACCGCCAGCCTGGCCGTTTCTGCCCAGGGCCGCGAAGCCGTCACGGAACTGGCCCGGCAAACCGCCGAGCTGCTCAATGTGCGTCCGCTGGAGCCGAGTTTTTTCGATCGGCAGATGGCCTTCAACCTGCTGGCGCAAGTCGGCAAGCCGGATGAAAACGGCCATACGCTGCTGGAAAAGCGTCTGGTGCGTGAGCTGCGTCAGGTCATGGCCTTGCCTTCATTAAAGATTTCCGTCACTTGCATTCAAGCCCCGGTGTTTTTTGGCGATAGCTTTAACGTGACCCTGCAGTCTGCAAGCGCTGTGGACCTGGTAAAAGTCAACGCGGCGCTGGAAGACGCTCCGGGTATCGAGCTGGTGGAAGCCGGCGATTACCCGACGCCGGTCGGCGATGCGGTAGGGCAGGATGTGGTCTACGTCGGTCGGGTTCGCGCTGGAATCGACGACCCGTCGGAACTTAATGTGTGGCTGACGTCAGATAACGTACGCAAAGGCGCGGCGCTCAATGCTGTGCAGGTGGCTGAATTGTTGATAAAAGACCTGCTGTAA
- a CDS encoding FimV/HubP family polar landmark protein, with translation MVQVRKLVLAIAAASALSSGMAHALGLGELTLKSSLNQPLVAEIELLDVKELTAAELVPSLASPEDFAKAGVDRQAFLNDLSFTPVLNASGKSILRVTSSKPLSEPMVKFLVQVMWPNGRLLRDYSVLLDPSKFSPQTAEAAAQPAPTQTVAAPVTGATKPTQYTTTPRDTLWEIAAKARNGGSVQQTMLAIQALNPDAFINGNINLLKTGQVLRLPDQTQVASVPQPKAIAEVAAQNTAWRQGRRYVAKPGAGQQQLDATKRPRAEGAPVQPAKDKLSLVSAESGKAGGKGAAGDAKALSNKLALAQESLDTTRRDNAELKSRMTDLQSQLDKLQRLIELKNNQLAKMQAEGAAGAPAAAVAAAPAISAELTPSPAPVTPAPVAAAPEAAPAPTETPVEPAPAASDDQKFNDLLTNPVLLGLVGGGAVVLLLLLLLLARRRKAQQEAEKHLRMARALSEEQDFSADLDLPESSFEGLEVPPPSVKLATAPAPAPAPTPAPAPAPVIEPVVVMPPIAAPLVAPAADRDDDVLAKAQSHMAAGRLNQAAALLEDGIKQEPQRSDLRLKLMEVYGQQGDRDAFVAQERQLVANGENFARVEELKSRFPAMAVVVAGGLAAAAVAAELDAEYVKELLMDESEEPAPALADDDFDSAFDLSLDDLENVVPVVAAPEPTPEPEPEALAELDEFPLDDDLSFESVLQQQTEIKENLDDLSDFDLDMDLGADPSPGILDEDDFLLSLDDDVKDLPAVEVPAAAPEVALDDLELPADFDLSLADEMDAPDAFAAELDDVNAELDRLSQSIGEPTFTAEDALASAADEPEFDFLSGTDEVATKLDLAQAYIDMGDADGARDILNEVVSEGDAGQKSEAKEMLSRLA, from the coding sequence ATGGTTCAAGTTCGCAAACTGGTGTTAGCAATAGCGGCCGCCTCGGCGCTGTCCTCCGGTATGGCGCATGCGCTCGGGCTCGGGGAATTGACCCTGAAGTCGTCGCTGAACCAGCCGCTGGTGGCGGAAATCGAATTGCTCGACGTCAAGGAACTCACGGCCGCCGAATTGGTGCCGAGCCTGGCGTCGCCCGAAGATTTCGCCAAGGCCGGTGTCGACCGTCAGGCATTCCTCAATGACCTGAGCTTCACCCCGGTGCTCAACGCCAGTGGCAAAAGCATCTTGCGCGTGACCTCCAGCAAGCCGCTGTCCGAACCGATGGTGAAATTCCTGGTTCAGGTGATGTGGCCCAACGGTCGCCTGCTGCGCGATTACAGCGTGCTGCTCGATCCGTCCAAATTCTCGCCGCAAACCGCTGAAGCGGCTGCGCAGCCGGCGCCGACTCAGACTGTCGCTGCACCGGTGACCGGCGCTACCAAGCCGACCCAATACACCACCACGCCGCGCGATACCCTCTGGGAAATCGCTGCGAAGGCGCGCAATGGCGGCTCGGTTCAGCAAACCATGCTGGCCATCCAGGCGCTGAACCCGGATGCCTTCATCAACGGCAACATCAACTTGCTGAAAACCGGTCAGGTGCTGCGCCTGCCGGATCAGACGCAAGTCGCCAGCGTGCCGCAACCCAAAGCCATTGCCGAAGTCGCTGCGCAGAACACTGCGTGGCGTCAGGGGCGTCGCTATGTGGCGAAGCCTGGAGCAGGGCAGCAGCAACTCGACGCGACCAAGCGCCCTCGCGCTGAAGGCGCTCCAGTGCAGCCCGCCAAGGACAAACTGAGCCTGGTGTCTGCCGAGTCCGGCAAGGCCGGTGGCAAAGGTGCTGCAGGTGATGCGAAGGCCTTGAGCAACAAACTGGCCCTGGCCCAGGAAAGCCTCGACACGACCCGTCGTGACAATGCTGAACTGAAAAGCCGCATGACCGATCTGCAAAGTCAGCTGGACAAGCTGCAACGCCTGATCGAGCTGAAGAACAATCAACTGGCCAAGATGCAGGCCGAAGGTGCTGCGGGTGCGCCGGCTGCTGCTGTTGCGGCGGCCCCGGCGATCTCGGCCGAATTGACGCCGAGCCCTGCACCCGTAACGCCAGCCCCGGTGGCGGCCGCTCCTGAGGCAGCGCCAGCTCCGACTGAAACGCCTGTCGAGCCAGCGCCAGCCGCGTCTGACGATCAGAAATTCAACGATCTGCTGACCAATCCGGTGCTGCTGGGTCTGGTCGGCGGTGGGGCAGTGGTTCTGCTGCTGTTGCTGCTGTTGCTGGCCCGTCGCCGCAAAGCCCAGCAGGAAGCCGAGAAACACCTGCGGATGGCCCGTGCCTTGTCCGAGGAGCAGGATTTCTCCGCTGATCTGGATTTGCCTGAAAGCAGCTTCGAAGGTCTGGAAGTGCCGCCGCCAAGCGTGAAGCTCGCGACCGCGCCAGCTCCTGCACCCGCGCCAACCCCGGCTCCCGCTCCGGCTCCGGTCATTGAGCCAGTGGTGGTCATGCCGCCGATCGCCGCGCCACTGGTCGCGCCTGCTGCTGATCGTGATGACGACGTGCTGGCCAAGGCGCAGTCGCACATGGCCGCCGGTCGCCTGAATCAGGCGGCTGCGTTGCTGGAAGATGGCATCAAGCAAGAGCCTCAGCGCAGTGACCTGCGTCTGAAGCTGATGGAAGTCTATGGCCAGCAGGGCGACCGCGATGCGTTCGTGGCCCAGGAGCGTCAGCTCGTGGCCAACGGCGAAAACTTCGCCCGTGTCGAAGAGCTGAAAAGCCGCTTCCCGGCCATGGCGGTCGTCGTGGCGGGTGGTCTGGCTGCTGCGGCCGTTGCCGCCGAGCTGGACGCCGAATACGTCAAAGAGCTGTTGATGGACGAGTCCGAAGAGCCGGCGCCGGCACTGGCCGATGACGACTTCGACAGCGCGTTTGATCTGAGTCTGGATGATCTGGAAAACGTCGTTCCTGTGGTGGCTGCGCCTGAGCCGACGCCTGAGCCAGAACCAGAGGCTTTGGCCGAACTGGATGAATTCCCGCTGGACGACGACCTGAGCTTTGAGTCGGTGTTGCAGCAACAGACTGAAATCAAGGAAAACCTCGACGACCTGTCGGACTTCGATCTGGACATGGACCTCGGTGCCGATCCGTCGCCAGGGATCCTCGATGAAGACGATTTCCTGTTGAGCCTGGATGACGACGTCAAGGACTTGCCTGCCGTGGAAGTGCCAGCCGCCGCTCCTGAGGTCGCGCTGGATGATCTGGAGCTGCCGGCGGATTTCGATCTGTCGCTGGCCGATGAAATGGATGCTCCGGATGCATTTGCCGCTGAGCTGGATGACGTCAACGCCGAGCTGGATCGTCTTTCGCAGAGCATTGGCGAGCCGACCTTCACTGCCGAAGACGCATTGGCTTCCGCCGCTGACGAACCGGAATTCGATTTCCTCTCCGGCACCGACGAAGTCGCCACCAAGCTCGATTTGGCCCAGGCCTACATCGACATGGGCGACGCCGATGGCGCGCGGGACATCCTCAATGAGGTGGTCAGCGAAGGTGATGCGGGTCAGAAGAGCGAAGCCAAGGAAATGCTTTCGCGTCTGGCTTGA
- a CDS encoding M24 family metallopeptidase produces MNAPLKEAVGLAYSLEGMLHAKRKTWEAIDEMARRIKPGMRESEALAMSLDVLNELGMDRIWHPSKIRFGENTLKTFKQRSEGDPVLAENDIFFIDLGVVWDRHEGDSGATFVVGDDPEMKACATAAKTLFDQVHEYWRTQQVAGPELYRYADEQATAMGWKLNLEIKGHRVSDFPHAIYRAGDLGNFEECPNVGLWILEIQIAHPTRPFGAFYEDLLV; encoded by the coding sequence ATGAATGCACCTCTCAAAGAAGCCGTCGGCCTGGCGTACAGCCTGGAAGGCATGCTGCACGCCAAACGCAAAACGTGGGAAGCCATCGACGAAATGGCCCGACGCATCAAACCCGGCATGCGTGAGTCCGAGGCACTGGCCATGAGCCTCGACGTATTGAACGAACTCGGGATGGACCGCATCTGGCACCCGTCAAAAATCCGCTTTGGCGAAAACACCCTGAAAACCTTCAAGCAACGCTCCGAAGGCGATCCGGTACTGGCCGAGAACGACATTTTCTTTATCGACCTCGGCGTGGTCTGGGATCGCCATGAAGGCGACTCCGGCGCTACGTTCGTCGTCGGTGACGATCCCGAGATGAAGGCCTGCGCGACGGCCGCGAAGACCTTGTTCGATCAGGTTCACGAATACTGGCGTACACAGCAGGTGGCCGGTCCCGAGCTGTATCGCTATGCCGACGAACAGGCGACGGCGATGGGCTGGAAGCTGAACCTGGAAATCAAGGGGCATCGGGTCAGTGATTTCCCCCATGCGATTTATCGTGCCGGGGATCTGGGGAATTTCGAGGAATGTCCGAATGTGGGGTTATGGATTCTGGAAATCCAGATCGCCCACCCTACCCGGCCGTTTGGTGCGTTTTATGAGGATTTGCTGGTCTGA
- the truA gene encoding tRNA pseudouridine(38-40) synthase TruA, translating to MAADGFFRIALGVEYKGSRYRGWQRQASGVLTVQETLENALSKVADSPVSLLCAGRTDAGVHACGQVVHFDTQVERSMKAWVMGANINLPHDVSVSWAKVMPAHFHARFKAIARRYRYVIYNDQIRPAHLNEEITWNHRPLDVERMAEAAQYLVGTHDFSAFRAGQCQAKSPVKELHHLRVTRHGKMIVLDIRASAFLHHMVRNIAGVLMTIGAGERPVEWMKEVLESRIRRSGGVTAHPFGLYLVQVEYRDEFELPERYIGPHFLTGFTELDG from the coding sequence ATGGCGGCCGACGGCTTTTTCCGCATCGCGTTGGGCGTTGAATACAAAGGCTCTCGCTATCGCGGCTGGCAGCGTCAGGCCTCCGGCGTGCTCACGGTGCAGGAAACCCTGGAAAACGCCTTGTCCAAAGTTGCCGACTCACCCGTGTCGCTGCTGTGCGCCGGGCGCACGGACGCCGGCGTGCATGCGTGCGGGCAGGTGGTGCATTTCGACACACAGGTCGAGCGGTCGATGAAAGCCTGGGTAATGGGCGCCAACATCAACTTGCCCCACGACGTCAGCGTCAGTTGGGCCAAGGTCATGCCGGCGCATTTCCATGCGCGGTTCAAGGCCATCGCCCGGCGCTATCGCTACGTGATCTACAACGATCAGATCCGCCCGGCGCACCTGAACGAAGAAATTACCTGGAATCACCGTCCGCTCGACGTCGAGCGCATGGCCGAGGCTGCGCAATACCTGGTCGGCACCCACGACTTCAGCGCTTTTCGCGCCGGCCAGTGCCAGGCCAAATCGCCGGTCAAGGAGCTGCATCACCTGCGCGTCACGCGTCACGGCAAGATGATCGTGCTGGATATCCGCGCCAGCGCCTTCCTGCACCACATGGTGCGTAACATTGCCGGTGTATTGATGACCATCGGCGCCGGCGAGCGTCCGGTGGAGTGGATGAAGGAAGTGCTGGAGAGCCGCATTCGCCGTTCCGGCGGGGTAACGGCGCATCCATTCGGCCTGTATCTGGTGCAGGTCGAGTACCGCGACGAGTTCGAATTGCCTGAACGTTACATTGGCCCACACTTCCTGACCGGTTTCACCGAACTTGACGGCTGA
- a CDS encoding phosphoribosylanthranilate isomerase, which yields MSAVRSKICGITRIEDALAAVEAGADAIGFVFYAKSPRAVTFQQARDIIKALPPFVTTVGLFVNASRCELGELLDAVPLDLLQFHGDETAADCEGWHRPYIKALRVKAGDDIAAACNAFPSASGILLDAYVEGVPGGTGEAFDWSLIPQGLSKPIILAGGLTPDNVAEAIARVRPYAVDVSGGVEASKGIKDHAKIQAFINAVRSSK from the coding sequence ATGTCAGCCGTTCGCAGCAAGATTTGCGGGATTACCCGCATAGAAGATGCGTTGGCGGCGGTCGAGGCCGGGGCTGATGCCATCGGGTTTGTGTTTTACGCCAAGAGCCCGCGGGCTGTGACGTTCCAGCAAGCGCGCGACATCATCAAGGCGCTGCCGCCGTTCGTGACGACTGTGGGTTTGTTCGTCAACGCCAGCCGTTGCGAGTTGGGAGAGTTGCTCGACGCCGTGCCGCTGGACCTGTTGCAGTTCCATGGCGACGAAACCGCTGCCGACTGTGAAGGCTGGCATCGACCGTACATCAAGGCGCTGCGGGTCAAGGCGGGCGACGACATTGCGGCGGCATGCAATGCGTTTCCAAGTGCCAGCGGTATTCTGCTCGACGCCTACGTTGAAGGTGTACCTGGCGGAACCGGCGAAGCGTTCGACTGGTCTCTGATACCGCAAGGCTTGAGCAAGCCGATCATCCTGGCGGGCGGTTTGACGCCGGACAACGTCGCAGAAGCGATTGCCCGGGTTCGGCCTTACGCCGTGGACGTCAGTGGTGGAGTAGAGGCGAGCAAGGGCATCAAGGATCACGCAAAGATTCAGGCATTCATTAACGCAGTACGCAGCAGCAAGTAG
- the accD gene encoding acetyl-CoA carboxylase, carboxyltransferase subunit beta, translated as MSNWLVDKLIPSIMRSEVKKSSVPEGLWHKCPSCEAVLYRPELEKTLDVCPKCNHHMRIGARARIDIFLDAEGRSELGADLEPVDRLKFRDGKKYKDRLTAAQKQTGEKDALISMSGTLLGMPVVVSAFEFSFMGGSMGAIVGERFVRAANYALENKCPMICFAASGGARMQEALISLMQMAKTSAVLARLREEGIPFISVLTDPVYGGVSASLAMLGDVIVGEPKALIGFAGPRVIEQTVREKLPEGFQRSEFLLEHGAIDMIIHRQELRPRLGNLLAQLTGKPTPKFVAAPIEPIVVPPVPANI; from the coding sequence ATGAGCAACTGGTTAGTAGACAAACTGATCCCTTCGATCATGCGTTCCGAGGTCAAGAAGAGCTCGGTGCCTGAAGGTCTGTGGCACAAATGCCCGTCTTGCGAGGCTGTGCTGTATCGTCCGGAGCTGGAAAAGACCCTGGATGTTTGCCCGAAGTGCAACCACCACATGCGTATCGGCGCCCGCGCCCGTATCGACATTTTCCTCGACGCCGAAGGCCGCAGCGAGCTGGGTGCGGACCTGGAGCCAGTCGACCGTCTGAAGTTTCGCGACGGCAAGAAGTACAAGGACCGCCTGACCGCTGCGCAAAAGCAGACCGGCGAAAAAGACGCGCTGATCTCCATGAGCGGCACCCTGCTGGGCATGCCGGTGGTGGTTTCGGCCTTCGAATTCTCCTTCATGGGCGGTTCCATGGGTGCGATCGTCGGTGAGCGCTTCGTACGCGCCGCCAACTACGCCCTGGAAAACAAATGCCCGATGATCTGCTTCGCCGCTTCCGGCGGTGCGCGGATGCAGGAAGCCCTGATTTCCCTGATGCAAATGGCCAAGACCTCTGCGGTACTGGCGCGTCTGCGTGAAGAAGGCATTCCGTTCATCTCCGTGCTGACCGATCCGGTCTACGGCGGCGTCTCCGCCAGCCTGGCGATGCTTGGCGACGTGATCGTCGGCGAGCCGAAAGCCCTGATCGGCTTCGCCGGTCCACGCGTGATCGAGCAAACCGTTCGCGAAAAACTGCCGGAAGGCTTCCAGCGCAGCGAATTCCTGCTGGAGCACGGTGCGATCGACATGATCATTCACCGTCAGGAACTGCGTCCGCGCCTGGGTAACCTGCTGGCGCAACTGACCGGCAAGCCGACGCCGAAATTCGTCGCCGCGCCAATCGAGCCGATCGTCGTTCCGCCGGTGCCTGCAAACATATGA